In Haloarcula ordinaria, the genomic window ATGGAGCGGCGAGCGGTGGGTCGAAGGCACTTACGACGTGTTCATCAGTGCCGACGGGAAGGCTCCGAGTCAGTTCACCGACGTCAGGGCGGGTGATACCATCTCGACCGAGCTGGTGAACGACAGCCTCATCACGAGCATCGCCGAGCCGTCGCTGGACGACACGTCGCTCAACGGAACCACTGACACCTCGACGAGCGAGACATCGGGTGATAGTGATTCAGAGCCGGAAGCTCTACTCACGAACACAGACATCACCGACGCTCAGCTCGAAACGGACCTTAGCCAGATACAAGATGTCCAGCTCGTCGCCTCGCGGTTCGAGGCGAGCGAGGCGACCGTTGCCGTCGGCGAACCGGTAACGCTGACAGCAGGACAGTCGTACAGTCTTCTCGGGAGTATCACAGCCTACGAATGGTCCTTCGGCGACGGTAGCACCACGGGTCAGCTCCACAACCGCCAGTCGGACACATACGTACACCAGTCCGGGGACGTATCCCGTCAGGCTCACAGTCCGGGATGGGAATGGTAACACTGACACTGCGACGACGACAGTAACCGTGAGAGACACACCACCGAAAGCCGCGTTCGCTCCAAACACGTTCGATTCACAGACGGGTGAGGCGGTGTCGTTCGATGCCCGTGGGTCGACCGATGCCGAAGGCCCCATCGATTCGTATCGCTGGACGTTCGGCGATGGGTCGAGTGCGACCGGGGCGACCCAGACCCACACGTACACCAGTGGCGGGAACTACACTGTTCGGCTAACGGTCTCCGACGATGGCGGGAACACCGCCGTTCGCGAAAAGCGTATCGACGTTACTGTTCCGAACGTGCGCCCGTCTGCCGATTTCACCTCGTCAATCGACCGGGAAGCCGGTACCGTGACGCTCGACGCGAGTGAGTCCGCGGACGACGACGGGAATATCACCCAGTACGTCTGGACCTTCGAGAACGGGACGGTGATGACGGGCGAGCGAGTCACCTACGACGCAACGGAGACGGGCTCACGCGACGTCGAACTGCTGGTCGTCGACGACGCGGGTGGGTCTGCGACGGTAACCAAGACAGTCAGCAACACTGAAGAAGTACAGACCGAGACAGCGAAGACGGTTGCTCCCGCCACTACGGAGAAGACGCCCGCCGAAATGACTATGACTGAGACTTCGACCTCTGAGGAGTCGGGCGACGGGATACTTGCTGCGCTGGGTGATCTTCTCCAGGAGATTGTCAACGTATTCGGATAGGACTCGCTCTGAACGAACAAACAACGGACTGGCCACACGTCGTAACCGACTTGAGTTTCGGACCGTTGGTGACGAAGTCGAGTTCAATCCTGTTGCTACATCAGGTCGATGTCGCAACGAGCCTGAACGGACCGTGATACAGCAAGTAGATGGCAGGGATTGTTACGAGAGACGCGGCTTGCAGTCACGACGAGAATCTCACCGCCAA contains:
- a CDS encoding PKD domain-containing protein, with product MRDTPPKAAFAPNTFDSQTGEAVSFDARGSTDAEGPIDSYRWTFGDGSSATGATQTHTYTSGGNYTVRLTVSDDGGNTAVREKRIDVTVPNVRPSADFTSSIDREAGTVTLDASESADDDGNITQYVWTFENGTVMTGERVTYDATETGSRDVELLVVDDAGGSATVTKTVSNTEEVQTETAKTVAPATTEKTPAEMTMTETSTSEESGDGILAALGDLLQEIVNVFG